One stretch of Rhizobium rhizoryzae DNA includes these proteins:
- a CDS encoding YdcF family protein, which produces MFYLSKIVWLVAQPLSLVFLAILLALLLSLAGWRKSGFLFSSLAALLLFVTLYTTTGNVLLQRLENKALRPQPDPASVSCIIMLGGAIENDVMDARGGIEFNAAADRYTQTVRLALKYPQASLIISGGDGSFSGRYEGEAEATERFFTDLGINADRLIKENTSRNTFENSANTRELLERHGLTDCLLVTSAFHMPRATALFAKMGIGVIPYPVDYRTTGRTEIGFDFTQPSLNAQNMATAVREWLAIVAYRLSGRTG; this is translated from the coding sequence ATGTTTTATCTCTCGAAGATCGTCTGGCTGGTCGCACAGCCGCTTTCGCTTGTGTTCCTGGCGATCCTGCTGGCGCTGCTTCTCAGCCTCGCGGGTTGGCGGAAATCCGGTTTCCTGTTTTCGAGCCTTGCTGCGCTTCTGCTGTTCGTGACGCTTTACACGACAACCGGCAATGTTCTTCTGCAAAGGCTCGAGAACAAGGCACTGCGCCCTCAACCGGACCCCGCCTCTGTCTCCTGCATCATCATGCTGGGTGGCGCGATCGAAAATGACGTGATGGACGCACGCGGTGGCATAGAGTTCAATGCAGCGGCGGACCGCTATACGCAGACGGTGAGACTGGCTCTAAAATACCCGCAAGCCAGTCTGATCATTTCCGGTGGCGATGGTTCGTTCAGCGGGCGTTATGAAGGTGAAGCAGAGGCGACAGAACGGTTTTTTACCGATTTGGGGATCAACGCCGACCGTCTGATCAAGGAAAACACGTCGCGCAATACGTTTGAGAACTCAGCCAACACCAGGGAGCTATTAGAGCGGCATGGCCTGACAGATTGCCTGCTGGTGACCTCCGCCTTCCACATGCCACGCGCCACGGCGCTCTTTGCCAAAATGGGGATCGGCGTTATTCCCTACCCGGTCGATTACCGAACGACTGGTAGGACGGAGATCGGCTTCGATTTCACCCAACCCTCGCTGAATGCCCAGAACATGGCAACGGCGGTCCGGGAATGGCTGGCGATCGTCGCCTATCGGCTATCCGGGCGAACCGGCTGA
- the fabI gene encoding enoyl-ACP reductase FabI yields the protein MSGIMQGKRGLIMGVANNHSIAWGISKAVSAQGAELAFTYQGEALGRRVKPLAAEVNSDFVLPCDVEDLASVDATFDAIKERWGKLDFIVHAIGFSDKNELKGLYADTTRDNFSRTMVISCFSFTEIAKRAAELMTDEGAMLTLTYGGSVRVIPNYNVMGVAKAALEASVRYLAADYGPKGIRVNAISAGPVRTLAGAGISDARAIYSWNQKNSPLRRTATIEDIGGSALYLLSDLSRGVTGEIHYVDAGYNITSLPNLDRLRNADSE from the coding sequence ATGAGCGGTATCATGCAGGGAAAACGCGGGCTCATCATGGGCGTCGCGAACAATCACTCCATTGCCTGGGGCATCTCCAAGGCTGTTTCGGCGCAGGGCGCAGAGCTGGCCTTCACCTATCAGGGTGAAGCGCTGGGCCGTCGCGTCAAGCCGCTGGCAGCAGAGGTCAATTCCGATTTCGTCCTGCCCTGCGATGTCGAGGATCTGGCATCTGTCGATGCCACGTTCGATGCCATCAAGGAGCGCTGGGGCAAGCTGGACTTCATCGTCCACGCGATCGGCTTCTCCGACAAGAACGAGCTGAAGGGCCTTTACGCGGATACGACGCGCGACAACTTCAGCCGGACCATGGTCATCTCCTGTTTCTCCTTCACGGAGATCGCAAAGCGCGCCGCAGAACTGATGACGGACGAAGGCGCGATGCTGACGTTGACCTATGGCGGCTCGGTGCGCGTTATCCCGAACTACAACGTCATGGGCGTCGCAAAGGCAGCTCTGGAAGCGTCCGTACGCTATCTGGCCGCAGACTATGGTCCAAAGGGTATTCGCGTCAACGCGATCTCGGCTGGCCCTGTCCGGACCCTGGCCGGCGCTGGCATTTCGGATGCACGCGCTATCTACTCCTGGAACCAGAAGAATTCGCCGCTCCGCCGCACCGCGACAATCGAGGATATCGGCGGTTCCGCCCTCTATCTCCTGTCAGATCTTTCGCGCGGCGTCACGGGTGAAATCCACTACGTGGATGCGGGCTACAACATCACCTCGCTGCCCAATCTGGATCGTCTGCGCAACGCCGACTCCGAGTAA
- the fabA gene encoding 3-hydroxyacyl-[acyl-carrier-protein] dehydratase FabA, which translates to MSSRQSSYTYEELIECAHGRLFGPGNAQLPLPPMLMVHRITEISETGGAFDKGFLRAEFDVRPDDWYFPCHFEGNPIMPGCLGLDGMWQLTGFFLGWLGEEGRGMALSTGEVKFKGMVRPHTKLLEYGIDFKRVMRGRLVLGTADGWLKADGETIYQATDLRVGLSKDKAA; encoded by the coding sequence ATGAGCAGCAGACAATCCAGCTACACATACGAAGAACTGATCGAGTGCGCCCACGGCAGACTGTTTGGGCCGGGCAATGCGCAATTGCCGCTGCCGCCCATGCTGATGGTTCACCGGATCACGGAAATTTCCGAAACAGGCGGCGCCTTCGACAAGGGCTTTCTGCGCGCCGAGTTCGATGTGCGGCCGGACGACTGGTATTTTCCGTGCCATTTCGAGGGCAATCCGATCATGCCAGGATGCCTCGGCCTTGACGGGATGTGGCAGCTGACCGGCTTCTTCCTCGGCTGGCTGGGTGAGGAAGGCCGCGGAATGGCTCTCTCAACCGGCGAAGTCAAGTTCAAGGGCATGGTTCGCCCGCACACAAAACTCCTGGAATACGGCATCGACTTCAAGCGTGTCATGCGTGGGCGTCTGGTTCTTGGCACCGCCGATGGCTGGCTGAAGGCCGATGGCGAGACGATCTATCAGGCGACCGACCTTCGTGTTGGGCTTTCCAAGGACAAGGCGGCCTGA
- a CDS encoding alpha/beta hydrolase — MLFYRIDDWSDAYTNGGNIPRGEAWPEVWVEPARLYRERMIEAGRARLDLSYGANPRNRFDLFLPQGTPKGLVVYIHGGYWQALDKNYWSHLAHGSIEHGFAVAMPSYTLCPDVRVGNIVQEVAAAISDAAGEIDGPIHLTGHSAGGHLVTRMVAETSPLPNDVRSRVRTVVSISGVHDLRPLVNTNLNAKLRLDDAEAAQESPVLMRPGRDTRLFCWVGANERSEFVRQNTLMASVWLGLGAETGAYAEPDKHHFTIVDGLADPHHPLVKTLLS, encoded by the coding sequence ATGCTGTTTTACCGGATCGATGACTGGAGCGACGCCTATACAAACGGCGGCAACATCCCGCGCGGCGAAGCCTGGCCTGAAGTCTGGGTGGAACCGGCAAGGCTCTATCGCGAACGCATGATCGAAGCAGGTCGCGCCCGGCTCGATCTTTCCTATGGTGCAAACCCGCGTAATCGCTTTGATCTCTTCCTGCCACAAGGAACCCCGAAGGGTCTGGTCGTCTACATCCACGGCGGCTATTGGCAGGCACTCGACAAAAACTACTGGTCGCATCTGGCCCATGGCAGCATCGAGCATGGCTTTGCGGTGGCCATGCCTTCCTACACGCTTTGTCCGGATGTGCGTGTGGGTAACATCGTTCAGGAAGTTGCCGCTGCGATTTCGGATGCGGCAGGCGAGATCGACGGACCAATCCACCTGACAGGCCACTCCGCCGGCGGGCATCTTGTCACCCGCATGGTGGCCGAAACTTCACCGCTGCCGAACGATGTTCGGTCACGGGTGCGGACGGTGGTTTCGATTTCCGGCGTTCATGATCTGCGGCCGCTGGTGAACACCAACCTCAATGCCAAGCTGCGGCTAGACGATGCGGAGGCCGCTCAGGAAAGTCCCGTCTTGATGAGGCCCGGTCGCGACACGCGCCTTTTCTGCTGGGTGGGTGCGAACGAGCGCTCTGAATTCGTTCGCCAGAATACGTTGATGGCCAGCGTGTGGCTCGGTCTCGGCGCGGAAACCGGAGCCTATGCGGAACCTGACAAGCACCATTTCACCATTGTCGACGGCCTTGCCGATCCTCATCATCCTCTGGTGAAGACCCTTCTTTCCTGA
- a CDS encoding class I SAM-dependent methyltransferase, whose translation MIRDAAKTLFHPFAIGTLDAPGEGSRFLFLAAEVAPRLPEDFKAEILNIQPLRPLFRPLSATGARVVPEVEGENFDGALILCSKHKGENEQNVAEALTRVRDGGVIVLAGAKEDGIQPLRKQLANLGFDVEHMPKYHGVVAWFTRPADVTAAVVKLAKQPQLIDNRFETVAGTFSHDHVDPGSELLASRLPRDFDGNAADLGAGWGYLSVMLKEASPRTNRIDLFEADHRALEFAKQNLARDCPDLATRFFWQDLVAEPIKEKYDLVIMNPPFHEGHAADPAIGQAFIKAASSALRIGGQLLMVANRGLPYEPVLKAEFKESSEVCRNARFKVLQARK comes from the coding sequence ATGATCCGCGACGCCGCTAAAACACTGTTTCATCCCTTCGCCATTGGCACGCTGGACGCGCCGGGCGAGGGCAGCCGCTTCCTCTTTCTTGCTGCGGAAGTGGCGCCTCGTTTACCCGAGGACTTCAAGGCTGAGATCCTGAACATCCAGCCGCTTCGCCCTCTCTTTCGTCCCTTGAGCGCGACCGGTGCCCGTGTGGTTCCGGAAGTTGAAGGCGAGAACTTTGATGGTGCGCTGATCCTGTGCAGCAAGCACAAAGGCGAAAACGAGCAAAATGTTGCCGAAGCCCTGACGCGTGTGCGCGACGGCGGGGTCATTGTTCTGGCCGGCGCCAAGGAAGACGGCATCCAGCCGCTTCGCAAGCAGCTCGCCAATCTTGGCTTCGACGTGGAGCACATGCCGAAGTATCACGGGGTTGTCGCCTGGTTCACAAGACCGGCAGACGTTACGGCTGCTGTGGTCAAGCTCGCAAAGCAGCCGCAATTGATCGACAATCGGTTTGAGACCGTTGCTGGAACCTTCTCGCACGATCATGTCGATCCGGGCTCGGAGCTGCTCGCAAGCCGCCTGCCGCGCGATTTCGATGGAAACGCAGCCGATCTGGGCGCAGGTTGGGGCTATCTCTCGGTCATGCTCAAGGAAGCGTCGCCGCGTACCAATCGTATCGATCTCTTCGAGGCCGATCACCGTGCATTGGAGTTCGCGAAGCAGAACCTTGCGCGCGATTGCCCGGATCTCGCGACCCGCTTTTTCTGGCAGGATCTGGTGGCTGAGCCGATCAAGGAGAAGTACGATCTCGTGATCATGAACCCGCCATTTCATGAGGGCCACGCGGCCGATCCAGCCATCGGCCAGGCTTTCATCAAGGCAGCATCCAGCGCGCTGCGCATCGGCGGCCAGTTGCTGATGGTGGCCAACCGCGGTCTGCCCTATGAGCCGGTCCTGAAGGCAGAATTCAAGGAAAGCAGTGAAGTTTGCCGCAATGCCCGCTTCAAGGTGCTTCAGGCACGAAAGTAG
- the irrA gene encoding iron response transcriptional regulator IrrA, protein MADATVQVETRLRACGLRPTRQRVALADLLFAKGDRHLTVEELHEEASQAGVPVSLATVYNTLHQFTEAGLIRVLAVESAKTYFDTNISDHHHFFVEGRNEVLDIPVSNIEIGNLPEAPEGMEIAHVDVIIRLREKKS, encoded by the coding sequence ATGGCGGACGCCACAGTTCAAGTGGAAACAAGACTTCGCGCGTGCGGCTTGCGCCCGACGCGTCAGCGCGTAGCGCTGGCCGATCTCCTGTTCGCCAAAGGTGATCGTCATCTGACGGTCGAAGAACTGCATGAGGAAGCCTCCCAGGCAGGCGTGCCTGTGTCGCTGGCGACCGTCTACAACACGCTCCACCAGTTTACGGAAGCCGGACTGATTCGCGTTCTGGCCGTCGAGAGCGCCAAGACCTATTTCGATACGAATATCTCCGATCACCACCACTTCTTCGTCGAGGGACGCAACGAGGTGCTGGATATTCCGGTCAGCAATATCGAAATCGGCAATCTTCCCGAAGCACCCGAGGGAATGGAAATCGCCCATGTGGATGTGATCATCCGCCTGCGCGAAAAGAAATCCTGA
- a CDS encoding trimeric intracellular cation channel family protein: MALLGLLDYAGVALFAATGALAASRKQLDLIGFLFFSAATGVGGGTLRDLVLGKPVFWVADPTYLLICVAVGIIVFLTAHMIEWRYQLLIWLDAIGLSAYSVMGAAKGLATTGSPTIAIVTGTMTATFGGILRDLIANEPSILLRPEIYVTAALAGASAFTAAQLLDLPLAASSAAGIVIAFALRGGALHFGWTLPRYRPRPGRPADEALKTKTKKRN, translated from the coding sequence ATGGCTCTGCTCGGATTGCTGGATTACGCAGGGGTCGCCCTGTTTGCCGCCACAGGCGCGCTTGCAGCATCACGCAAGCAACTGGATCTCATCGGCTTTCTGTTCTTCTCGGCGGCCACGGGGGTGGGCGGCGGGACTCTGCGTGATCTCGTGCTCGGCAAGCCAGTTTTCTGGGTCGCTGACCCGACCTATCTGCTCATCTGTGTTGCAGTTGGAATCATCGTGTTTCTGACAGCGCACATGATCGAATGGCGCTACCAGTTGCTGATCTGGCTGGATGCGATCGGTCTCTCGGCCTATAGCGTTATGGGGGCGGCCAAGGGCTTGGCGACCACCGGTTCGCCAACCATCGCCATCGTTACCGGCACGATGACGGCAACGTTCGGCGGTATTCTGCGCGATCTGATTGCCAACGAGCCGTCAATTCTGCTGCGCCCTGAAATCTATGTGACGGCAGCACTTGCTGGCGCCAGCGCCTTCACAGCCGCACAGCTGCTGGATCTGCCGCTGGCCGCCAGTTCCGCAGCGGGCATCGTCATCGCTTTTGCGCTTCGCGGAGGTGCACTGCATTTCGGATGGACGCTGCCACGCTATCGCCCGCGTCCAGGCAGGCCCGCGGACGAGGCGCTGAAGACGAAAACCAAAAAGCGGAATTAA
- the kynA gene encoding tryptophan 2,3-dioxygenase, protein MTDKPYDPSREGAQMSFRERMSYTDYLQLDPILSAQKPLSSAHDELLFIIQHQTSELWMKLAIHEITSAMQAIRRDDPQPAFKMLSRVARIFEQLNSAWDVLRTMTPSEYTDFRNALGQSSGFQSYQYRAIEFLAGNRNAAMLGPHQHRPDLMTHLEDILSRPSLYDEAILLLGRSGFDIGADGERQDWRDKRGESEQVLEAWRAVYAAPGKHWVLYELAEKLVDFEDYFRRWRFNHVTTVERVIGFKRGTGGTSGTQYLKKMLEVELFPELWRVRTVL, encoded by the coding sequence GTGACCGACAAGCCCTACGATCCTTCCCGGGAGGGGGCGCAAATGTCCTTTCGCGAGCGCATGTCCTATACGGATTATCTGCAGCTCGACCCGATCCTGTCTGCCCAGAAGCCGCTTTCCAGCGCGCATGACGAATTGCTGTTCATCATCCAGCATCAGACGTCCGAGCTCTGGATGAAGCTCGCGATCCACGAGATAACCTCCGCCATGCAGGCCATTCGACGGGACGATCCGCAGCCCGCGTTCAAGATGCTGTCACGCGTGGCACGCATATTCGAGCAATTGAACAGTGCCTGGGACGTGCTGCGCACGATGACGCCAAGCGAATATACCGATTTCCGCAACGCGCTTGGTCAGTCTTCCGGCTTTCAGTCCTATCAGTATCGCGCCATCGAGTTTCTGGCGGGCAATCGCAATGCAGCGATGCTGGGGCCGCACCAGCACCGCCCGGACCTGATGACGCATCTGGAAGACATCTTGTCCCGCCCAAGCCTTTACGATGAAGCCATTCTGCTTCTCGGACGAAGCGGTTTCGACATCGGCGCTGACGGCGAACGCCAGGATTGGCGTGACAAACGTGGTGAGAGCGAGCAGGTGCTGGAAGCCTGGCGAGCCGTCTATGCGGCGCCCGGCAAACATTGGGTGCTTTACGAGTTGGCGGAAAAGCTGGTGGATTTCGAAGACTATTTCCGTCGCTGGCGTTTCAACCATGTCACCACCGTCGAGCGTGTCATCGGCTTCAAGCGCGGCACCGGTGGGACGTCTGGCACCCAGTATCTGAAGAAGATGCTGGAGGTGGAACTGTTTCCAGAATTGTGGCGCGTCAGAACCGTACTTTGA
- a CDS encoding YoaK family protein encodes MTVARRKRLIRAQRAWTGIALVAAISFLAGMTDAIGLRLSGDFVSFMTGNTTRAAIFFVDGNWGHGLVLLGAIALFVMGNALGIVIASIVRRRIFGVLAAVSLLLSFASILDQPQLGVLRFYLVVLAMGVVNAAVEQIEGLPIGLTYVTGALSRLGRGIGRFIMGDRRLDWSIQIVPWSGMVTGALCGALIGGAFARESLFLAAVFAMGIAISSLFIRKTLHHRYNQRPASTSRR; translated from the coding sequence ATGACTGTGGCGAGGCGAAAGCGATTGATTCGGGCGCAACGTGCCTGGACAGGGATTGCGCTCGTTGCCGCGATTTCCTTCCTGGCCGGAATGACTGATGCCATCGGCCTGCGGCTTTCCGGCGACTTTGTTTCGTTCATGACGGGAAATACCACGCGCGCCGCCATTTTCTTCGTGGATGGCAACTGGGGACATGGACTGGTGCTGCTCGGCGCCATTGCCCTTTTCGTCATGGGCAACGCGCTAGGCATCGTCATCGCCAGTATCGTTCGACGCAGGATCTTCGGGGTTCTGGCGGCGGTGTCCCTGCTCCTTAGTTTCGCTTCGATATTGGACCAGCCTCAGCTTGGCGTCTTGCGCTTCTACCTCGTCGTTCTCGCCATGGGGGTCGTGAATGCCGCCGTCGAACAGATCGAAGGCCTGCCAATCGGCCTGACCTATGTGACGGGCGCGTTATCGCGTCTGGGGCGCGGCATTGGCCGCTTCATCATGGGAGACCGGCGGCTGGACTGGTCCATCCAGATCGTACCCTGGTCCGGCATGGTGACGGGTGCCCTGTGCGGCGCCCTGATCGGCGGTGCATTTGCGCGCGAATCATTGTTCCTTGCGGCTGTATTTGCCATGGGCATCGCCATTTCGTCGCTTTTCATCCGCAAGACGCTGCACCACCGCTATAACCAGCGCCCTGCCAGCACCTCACGTAGATAG
- the fabB gene encoding beta-ketoacyl-ACP synthase I: protein MRRVVVTGLGVVSSIGNNADEVTTSLRDAKSGITFSSDFAEHGFKCQVWGKPTLDPTELVDRRAMRFLSQGGAWNHVAMKQAIADAGLEEADYAQNERVGIIMGSGGPSTRQIVEAADIVRQNNSPKRIGPFAVPKAMSSTASATLATWFKLHGVNYSISSACSTSAHCIGNAVEMIQWGKQDMVFAGGHEDLDWTMSDLFDAMGAMSTKYNDRAEVASRAYDANRDGFVIAGGAGVLVLEELERAKARGAKIYAEVVGYGATSDGYDMVAPSGEGAIRCMRQALSTVKGEVDYINTHGTSTPVGDAKEMGAIREVFGSKIPHIQSTKSLTGHSLGAAGVQESIYSLLMMQAGFIGESAHIEEIDPDFADMPVVRQRIDNAKFDIALSNSFGFGGTNATLVFQRYNG, encoded by the coding sequence ATGCGACGGGTAGTTGTCACGGGTTTGGGTGTCGTTTCTTCAATCGGCAATAATGCCGATGAGGTGACCACCTCGCTTCGCGATGCCAAGTCCGGCATCACCTTCTCCAGCGATTTTGCCGAGCACGGCTTCAAGTGCCAGGTCTGGGGCAAGCCTACCCTTGATCCGACCGAACTGGTGGATCGGCGCGCGATGCGCTTTCTCTCCCAGGGCGGCGCCTGGAACCATGTTGCGATGAAGCAGGCGATTGCCGACGCAGGCCTGGAAGAAGCCGATTACGCGCAAAATGAGCGCGTTGGCATCATCATGGGCTCCGGCGGTCCTTCCACCCGCCAGATCGTTGAAGCTGCCGATATCGTACGCCAGAACAACAGCCCCAAGCGCATTGGGCCGTTCGCTGTGCCGAAGGCCATGTCTTCCACTGCTTCGGCAACGCTTGCCACATGGTTCAAGCTGCATGGCGTGAACTACTCGATCTCCTCAGCCTGCTCGACATCGGCGCACTGCATCGGCAATGCGGTCGAAATGATCCAATGGGGCAAGCAGGATATGGTGTTTGCCGGTGGCCACGAGGATCTGGACTGGACGATGTCCGACCTCTTCGACGCCATGGGCGCCATGTCAACGAAGTACAACGACCGCGCAGAGGTTGCTTCGCGCGCGTATGATGCCAACCGAGACGGCTTTGTCATCGCCGGTGGCGCAGGCGTCCTCGTTCTCGAAGAGCTGGAGCGTGCCAAGGCGCGTGGCGCGAAGATATATGCGGAAGTGGTCGGCTACGGTGCGACATCCGACGGCTACGATATGGTCGCCCCCTCCGGCGAAGGCGCAATCCGCTGCATGCGGCAGGCGCTCTCTACAGTTAAAGGCGAGGTTGACTACATCAACACGCATGGCACATCCACGCCCGTGGGTGACGCCAAGGAAATGGGAGCGATCCGCGAAGTCTTCGGCTCCAAGATCCCGCACATTCAATCCACCAAGTCGTTGACGGGCCATTCTCTCGGCGCGGCCGGCGTTCAGGAATCGATCTATTCGTTGCTGATGATGCAGGCTGGCTTCATTGGTGAAAGCGCGCATATCGAAGAGATCGATCCAGATTTTGCCGATATGCCTGTCGTTCGTCAGCGCATCGACAATGCGAAATTCGATATTGCCCTTTCCAACTCCTTCGGGTTCGGCGGCACCAACGCCACGCTCGTCTTCCAGCGCTATAACGGATAA